The genomic interval GGAAAGCAGCTGGCCTCATCCAGCTTGTAAACAGTATGCAGGCGTATGTGCACTTGTGTGCTCAGCCAGCTGAGCGTGATTCCcaggcaaaagaccttggcaGAACACCCAGCCCAACAGAGGAATAAGTTTTTAGTAACCTACCCAGGCAAACTGCAGATTTTCTGGAAAGTCTAAGGTTTAAGCAGATGTGTTTAGAAACCATTCCTATGACTCTATTTATACACGTAGCAGAAGTGTCTCTTTCTTCATTAGGAAAAGGCTAGGAGAAGAAGTAGGAATAAACACAGACCTGCATTCCAGCCTTCAGAAAATGGCTGGCTCCTTCCAGTGGGTAGACAGCTCTTTTTTCATGTCACTTCTCAGATCCAGGCTTCATAATTTCCATATTATTTTATTCAAGAACTTGTATTATAAACTCTCAGAGCAAAAGAGTATGACTTGCCCCTTCCTCAGCTGTAAAATGTGCATGTTGCTATGTTACAGGAAAAGGGCAAAGCAATAGCAGACAGTATTTGGTTGAtacaaatcttttcatttcacCTTTTACTCCTTCGTGCTGTAACTTTAGGAAGGATTTTAAATGTATAATGAACTCCAGCTGGCTTTGCATTAGAGAACCGCAGGAGGCTGGAAGAGGGGAGGTCAGATGTTCCTGCTCGCCCTCCGGCCCGCAGCAGGATGACCCCTATTGCTGGCAGTCTGAAAACTGTctgaaagtttttaaagaaaggttAGATAATGATGGAGATTTCACAGTGTCCCTGAGCAATCTGTTCCAGTCCTTAGCTCTCCTAACCACTAAGAACTTTCTTCTAATGTCTAATTTAAATCTCCCTTATTGCAGTTTAATCCTGTTACAACTTGTATCTGTAATGAATGTGGTGAATAATTGATTCCCTTCCTCTTTGCTGCTACCTTCTGCATGTTTGAAAACTGTATCTCGCCCCATCTTTCCCTGATAGAGAGTAAACAACCCTacttccttcagcctttccttgtagctcatgtttggtttttttttaacctttgatcATTCTTGTTGTTCTCCTTAGGGCTCTTTCCACCGGCTTACATCTTTCTTGAAATGTGATGCCCAACACTGAACACTATTCTAGCTGAGGCCTTACCAGTGCAAGGTATGGCAGAAGACCTATTTTACATGTCTTACAGACAACATTTCGAAGTACGCACCCCAGTTTGCAAAACAAATGgataaataaacaaagcaaaacaacagtAAGATATCACTGATTTATGTTCAGCATGTTATATCTTACAAGCTGATCCCCTTCTGCACAACTGCTGCCTAGCTCTGTATTTGGGCAGTTGCTTGCTCCTGTCTAAGTACAgtaatttgcatttttctctacAGAACTGTATCCTACTTTTTCCAGACCATTTCTCTAATTTGTCAAGATCGTGTTGAATTCTAAAATGCAAGTGACTTCttccagtttggtgtcatctacAAACTTCATACGGAATCAGtgaaaagccaggaaaaaaatatgtattttttaaaacatggatATATCATTGGTTAAGAAATGCACTCATGCACTATCTTTTCAACCTTCCTTTAGGCAAAAAGAAATCTAAATCTCCTTCTACTCAATCTGAAAATCGATCTGGATAACAAAGAGCGAAATCCCTAAATGGATGCAAACCTGAGAAACAGAACCAAGGCAGAGAGCATAACCAGCCGAATGGTGGCCCCTACAGGCAGTGACTTCTCCTGGTATTCTAGTTCTCAGCACTAAAGGTCTTCACCTCTCAAAGTCTGGTGTCTGTGCAAGTCCCCAAATGTGTCAGCTTTGACAGGACTTGGAGCTCAGTTAATAGTCATACATACACCCATCCAGAGTCCAGAAACTGATACCTGTCTCCTTGGAGAAGTTCTTATCTTCAAAATAAACAGTTCTTGGGCACTCCATGCAGAATGCAGTAGCAGATGACAACTACTTTTAAGATTTGGCTGGATCGACTCATTTTCTACCAATTGTTTAGCACCTACACAGAATATAAGTGACCAAGGTCAATTCTTTCTTGGCTGAAAGCTAGTCAAGCTCACATCTCCCACCTCCAAAGGGGGTGTCCTAATCATCATGTTATCCTTACAATGTAGGGCAGAGGGACATTCTTCATCCTTCTGGTGGAGGTATGGTTATTCCATTTTCCATAACAGAAATCAGGATTTGGGGCTAGAAAACAGATACATGACTCTAATGTGGCTGTTGTAGTCATATGAGGACATAAACTGTCCTCAGTGACAATTTTATATGAAACATATCCTCATTTCTAAGCAGACTACTCTCTTTGCAGTGAAACACCTTCAATAAGAAGGGCAAAGTGGACCCTTTCCCCATGTCATAAGGGCCAGCAGTTATGGCTGTCTCGTGGCCAGCCTCAGCCTGACTACCCACAGAGATGGTGACTGATTTCAGCGCTCGTAGACCCTGAGCTGTACCCACTGGATTTCGAAGGGGTAAGGTGCCAAACCCCAGAAAACAGAGCAGTAAGTGGTTCTGCTCCATGTCTCCTTTGGTCAGCTTGAAGCTGCTCCTAGTTTGACTCAACAGCAACTGTGAGCCTCAGGACAAACATCCCAACCCTCCTTGCAGGGCTGCGCAGTAGCTCACACAGAAATTAAGGACAGCCACTGAGACCGCAGGACTCGCATTGCTTTGCAGTTCCTGCTCTAACTGCTTTGTCACATTAGTCCCTTTACTTTTTAGCCCAATGGACTGAACTGTCACCTGTCATCAGGCACATTTACACTACGAAACATGCAGTCGCAAGCTATCGGGCCTTTAGTGGTCCTGGTTACCTCTTGACTAGCAGCAAGGGAGCAGGGAAAGCAGATCTGATCTTAACCATCCAATTACAGGGGACCATTCATTGTATGCTATCAGGGAGCATATCAGGGGAGGCAggatgaggggaggggaggttggAGGCCGTCGGTGCACGGTGCGGGTCAGGGACGGTCGGTGTGGGGGGAAGCTGGGGATGGTTCGAGGAAAGGTTGGGGGGCAGCTAGCGCGAGACGGGTTAGGGACGGTCGGTGCGAGGAAAGGTCTGGAGGCTGTGGGTgcggggggaggctggggggcagctgtcagtgagggggggggagggaggccaCTGCcgccgggtcccccccccggccgcgccggcggagCCGGCTCCGCGCGGTTTTGCCCAGGGCAGCGGCGGGCTGCGCACATCGGGGCGGGACCCCGCCGCTCCCGTCCCCACCGCGGGTTTATATAGGCCGGGGCGCGGGGGATGCGCGGCGCTGGCCCAGCCGCTCCGTCCCGCAGCCGCTCCGCGGTGCCATGGCCCGCGCTCGGGCAGCGCGGCGCGCAGGTGAGGCCGGACCGGGCGGCGGGTGGCcgggacgggccgggccgggccggaccggaccggaccgggcgGGGGGAGACCGgaccgggcgggggccggggggggctccgctcggcgccgcggcggcccctcgACGCCCCCGCGCTCCGGCAGGTGCCGTcgcggcgctggcgctgctgtggctgctggcgagggcggcggcgccgcgggccgcctgcccgccgggggACGCCGGCTGCCGCCTCCTCAGCGTGTCCGACCTCTTCGACCGGGTGATCCGGCACTCGGGCAGGATCCACGCCGAGCTGGTGAGTGCCCCGACGGCCCctctccgccgccgccggtggggggggggagcgagcgCCGCCGTcagtggggttgggggggagggctGCTCCCGGGGTTTCTCTAGGTTTTCTTTCCCCGTAGGAAAAATCCTTTCCTCCCCGCGGAAACCAGCTGGGGAAGCCCGCGCGGAGGTGCCACACGTCCGGGATGCCGACCCCCAAAGGCAAGGAGTTCGCCCAAAATCTCCCGGTAAGGCCGGGCGGAGAGGTCAGGCTGGGGTCTCCTTGGAGGGCTGGCGGGGTCTCGGGTGCCCCCGCCCTGTCCGTAGCCAAGCAAAGGCGAAAAAgttgcccctgccctccccttccccccccaccggCTGACCCCTAAACTGCTCGCCCGAAAAGGTGGGCACAGTTGGTCTTATGTCTCTGGTGCCTCCCAACAGGTTTGGGGTGAAGTAGCTGTAAGTATTGAcccccaagcagctgcagatcTGGGATGCTGCATAAGAAATCACCATTTTGTTCTGTTCAAACAGATGAAAATGGTTAAAAGTCCTCAGTTCAAATTTACTATGATAGTTGCCCTAGTATTTCATCCAAATGACAGACAGGCACCCCCTTGATTTTGTTGTAGCAGTCCGCA from Struthio camelus isolate bStrCam1 chromosome 1, bStrCam1.hap1, whole genome shotgun sequence carries:
- the LOC104153349 gene encoding prolactin — translated: MARARAARRAGEAGPGGGWPGRAGPGRTGPDRAGGDRTGRGPGGAPLGAAAAPRRPRAPAGAVAALALLWLLARAAAPRAACPPGDAGCRLLSVSDLFDRVIRHSGRIHAELEKSFPPRGNQLGKPARRCHTSGMPTPKGKEFAQNLPREELTHLILKLLQAWKEPLSHFNQHFEHHQELSDDSLSKAKQISNMVHELKTGVEKVTEKMQSMGIISNSLHGMASSEAAGLSISNEANLMSDSDFIHCFRRDSNKVRSYLKILKCRIMPENSC